A stretch of the Aegilops tauschii subsp. strangulata cultivar AL8/78 chromosome 4, Aet v6.0, whole genome shotgun sequence genome encodes the following:
- the LOC109745713 gene encoding uncharacterized protein, producing the protein MLEGKATVEDTDMPAKMQLQATSAASRALDCFDVVDCRSIAAHIKKEFDTIHGPGWQCVVGCSFGCYFTDSKGSFIYFELELLRFLVFKGMADEQPLPC; encoded by the exons ATGCTGGAAGGGAAGGCGACGGTGGAGGACACCGACATGCCGGCCAAGATGCAGCTGCAGGCCACGTCGGCGGCGTCCCGGGCGCTCGACTGCTTCGACGTCGTCGACTGCCGGAGCATCGCGGCGCACATCAAGAAG GAGTTCGACACGATCCATGGCCCGGGGTGGCAGTGCGTGGTGGGCTGCAGCTTCGGCTGCTACTTCACGGACAGCAAGGGGAGCTTCATATACTTCGAGTTAGAGTTGCTCAGGTTCCTCGTCTTCAAAGGCATGGCGGATGAGCAACCGCTGCCGTGCTGA